A single genomic interval of Sphingopyxis sp. CCNWLW2 harbors:
- a CDS encoding DJ-1/PfpI family protein — MTDTPATTPGTTVVFLLFPGITQLDFTAPAQALSRMPGARLAGAAANLDPIMTDSGFAIVPTHDFADAPQADILCIPGGHGVADALGDPATIDFIVRQAAGAEWVTSVCTGAFLLGRAGLLDGKRATTHWGYTHLLPLVGAEPVKARVVEDGNVVTSGGVTSGLDFALTLIARLRGDAVAQAIQLAIEYDPAPPFPGGHPDRAPKAITAGLKEHVYDAAAARMEAALTGG; from the coding sequence ATGACCGATACGCCCGCCACCACGCCCGGCACCACCGTCGTCTTCCTGCTCTTTCCCGGTATCACCCAGCTCGATTTCACCGCGCCCGCGCAGGCGCTATCGCGCATGCCCGGTGCCAGGCTCGCGGGCGCCGCGGCCAACCTCGATCCGATTATGACCGACAGCGGCTTTGCGATCGTGCCGACGCATGATTTCGCGGACGCGCCACAGGCCGACATTCTCTGCATCCCCGGTGGCCATGGCGTCGCCGACGCATTGGGCGACCCCGCGACGATAGATTTCATCGTGCGACAGGCGGCGGGCGCCGAGTGGGTGACGAGCGTCTGCACCGGCGCCTTTCTGCTCGGTCGCGCCGGGCTGCTCGACGGCAAGCGCGCGACGACGCACTGGGGCTATACCCATCTGCTGCCGCTCGTCGGTGCCGAGCCGGTGAAGGCGCGTGTCGTCGAGGACGGGAATGTCGTGACCAGCGGCGGCGTCACCTCGGGGCTCGATTTCGCGCTGACTCTGATCGCCCGGCTGCGCGGCGACGCGGTCGCACAGGCGATCCAGCTCGCGATCGAATATGATCCCGCGCCGCCCTTCCCCGGCGGCCATCCCGACCGCGCGCCCAAGGCGATCACCGCGGGATTGAAAGAGCATGTCTATGACGCCGCCGCGGCGCGGATGGAGGCGGCGCTGACGGGCGGCTAG